The Mytilus galloprovincialis chromosome 4, xbMytGall1.hap1.1, whole genome shotgun sequence genome contains a region encoding:
- the LOC143072603 gene encoding E3 ubiquitin-protein ligase RNF4-like isoform X2: MQRSDHRRHRRLTSRSSSGQRLPLVVQTQRARRRNNPLRERNQEVVDVEAHSECIDLTSEQNNDDFIDLTSPIPIRAPVAVNDSPVIIITGRDMVTPPRGRTRPLRSPDIENEIEHLDLDIEISDRPSSSGLGLPNGGTVNSPGIRRITCPICMDDYKELQQNKVQLMSTVCGHLFCKPCIQISVRTHRQCPTCRRRLTEKQIHPIFL; this comes from the exons ATGCAGAGATCTGATCACAGGAGACACAGACGGTTGACGTCTAGAAGCTCATCAGGTCAAAGGTTACCATTAGTTGTTCAAACACAAAGAGCAAGAAGAAGAAATAATCCTCTGAGGGAAAGAAATCAGGAAGTTGTTGATGTTGAAG CACATTCTGAGTGTATAGATCTGACCAGTGAACAAAACAATGACGATTTTATTGATTTGACAAGTCCTATACCGATAAGAGCTCCAGTAGCAGTGAATGACTCACCTGTCATT ATTATAACAGGAAGAGATATGG TCACTCCACCAAGAGGAAGAACCAGACCACTAAGATCACCTGATATAGAAAATGAGATAGAACATTTAGACTTAGATATAGAAAT TTCTGATAGACCAAGTTCTTCAGGGCTAGGTTTACCAAATGGAGGAACAGTAAACTCTCCTGGTATAAGAAGAATCACATGTCCAATTTGCATGGACGATTACAAAGAg CTGCAACAAAATAAAGTACAGTTGATGTCAACAGTGTGTGGACATTTATTTTGTAAACCATGTATACAGATATCAGTGAGAACTCATCGTCAGTGTCCAACTTGTCGAAGAAGATTGACAGAAAAACAAATTCATCCTATTTTCTTGTAA
- the LOC143072603 gene encoding E3 ubiquitin-protein ligase RNF4-like isoform X1: MNTLFTFSFESNTSGKIRNMSLPRMQRSDHRRHRRLTSRSSSGQRLPLVVQTQRARRRNNPLRERNQEVVDVEAHSECIDLTSEQNNDDFIDLTSPIPIRAPVAVNDSPVIIITGRDMVTPPRGRTRPLRSPDIENEIEHLDLDIEISDRPSSSGLGLPNGGTVNSPGIRRITCPICMDDYKELQQNKVQLMSTVCGHLFCKPCIQISVRTHRQCPTCRRRLTEKQIHPIFL, from the exons ATGAACACTTTATTTACCTTCAGCTTTGAGagcaacacttccggtaaaatcagAAATATGAGT CTTCCTAGAATGCAGAGATCTGATCACAGGAGACACAGACGGTTGACGTCTAGAAGCTCATCAGGTCAAAGGTTACCATTAGTTGTTCAAACACAAAGAGCAAGAAGAAGAAATAATCCTCTGAGGGAAAGAAATCAGGAAGTTGTTGATGTTGAAG CACATTCTGAGTGTATAGATCTGACCAGTGAACAAAACAATGACGATTTTATTGATTTGACAAGTCCTATACCGATAAGAGCTCCAGTAGCAGTGAATGACTCACCTGTCATT ATTATAACAGGAAGAGATATGG TCACTCCACCAAGAGGAAGAACCAGACCACTAAGATCACCTGATATAGAAAATGAGATAGAACATTTAGACTTAGATATAGAAAT TTCTGATAGACCAAGTTCTTCAGGGCTAGGTTTACCAAATGGAGGAACAGTAAACTCTCCTGGTATAAGAAGAATCACATGTCCAATTTGCATGGACGATTACAAAGAg CTGCAACAAAATAAAGTACAGTTGATGTCAACAGTGTGTGGACATTTATTTTGTAAACCATGTATACAGATATCAGTGAGAACTCATCGTCAGTGTCCAACTTGTCGAAGAAGATTGACAGAAAAACAAATTCATCCTATTTTCTTGTAA